From Paenibacillus sp. PL2-23:
GCTCCGCTCAGCTCCAGGCCAAGCTCATCCTCAACGTCCGAGAGCAGCACCTTCGTCACGACGGCTCGATGCTCCGCTCCTTCCTGCTGCAGCTGCCCTCTCACAATGGGAAGCGAATGGCCTTGCGAGCCATTGCACCAGAATGTATACCGCTCCGGGCCAAAATATTGCTTCGTATACATGCCGCTGCCGAGGTCCGCCAGGTACACTTCACCGTCCGCATGCAGCAGGAAGTGTCCGCAGTCGTTATGATTATGGGATTCGCCATTGTGCCCGCCCTTGGCAGCGAAGCTGTATACGCTGCCGTCTTCCGCTACATAGCGGGACATGAGCCACGCCGCATCAGTCATAAAATGAGCCTCCGTCGGCCATCCGACATGGGCCGACGTCTCTGTGTCGCCAGCCGCCTTCCGCAGCTCGCTCGCCTTGGCCAACAAAGCGCCGCGCGCTTCAGCCGCCCAGATGAGGTTCCTGACAGCTGGCGCCCACCGGCCGCAATGATCCGCGGCGAAGGGCGCTCTCAGCGCTGCCTCCGGCAAAGCGACCTCTGGAAACTCATCGCGGAGCCGCAGCGTGAGCCCCATAAATATGCCGCTGCGCTGAGGGGAATCCGAGAAGTTCACCACCATATCCCCGCATGAGAAGCATCGCTGCTGGAACAGGGCAATGCCCTTAACCTTCGGGATGGCGAAGCCGTCTATAGCCCCTCCCGTGGCTCGCTTCAACAAATCGGAGTAATACGCGTAATAGCCGAAGCCGTATTGCCAGTAGCCATACCCCTCCACACAGGCGCCGTCTTCGCCGTATCCCGCAAGGAAGCAAGCCATGGATACATGCACACGCTCCAATACGCGCACCAGTCTATCCGTATCCCTGATCCCGTACAGCGCCGCCGCCCCAATGGAGCCTGCGCACACAGAGGACCAATTGTTCTCCAGCCTCTCCCAAGGATAAGGCCCCTGCTCCAGAAACGGCTCGAACAATCGGCGCTCCATCTCCATCCCTATCTGCGCCCGCAGCTCAGCATCCAGCCTGTCGCCAAGCAAGGCGCTCAATTCAGCCAGCGCAAAGCCTGTCTCCGCCGCGAATAAGTCAATATTGCCGAAGCGTCCCCGCTTCTCGCCATAATGAGCGGGCAGGCACCATGTAAATTCATTGCAGATGGACCAAGCCGTGCGATGCAGCGAGTCCCGATACGCCTCTTCCTCCGGCCTCAGCCAGCTCATCACGCCAAAGGCGCAGAGCCGTTTTCTTCTGGCAAAATACACCTTCTCGTACGCCAGCCGGTCGCCGGTCTCCGCAAACATGCGGAACAGCTCATCGGTCAGCTCTGGCTCCGGTTCCCCAAGCATACGCGCGGCTTCCGCCTCGATCTCGCTGACCAATCCCGCCAACGAACGGTCCTCCAGCAGCCGGCTTGCCCATTCGTCAGGCCCTGACTCCCCTCCCAGCAGGCCGAAGCCGAGGCTGCGCGCCGCCAGAGCCGAAGACCATTCCCGAAGCTCCCAATCTCCCCATTCCATCATGCGTCCTCCCTTATCCTTTGCGCAGCTGGCCGCGGAATTCAACCGGCGTGACGCCGGCGAACGCCTTGAACAGCTTGATGAAGTAGCTCTGGTTGTCGTATCCCAGCAGCTCGCATATTTTGCCCACTGGCGTCGCGCTGCTCTCCAGCAGCTCCTTCGCGCGGTGCATCTTCATTCTGGTGACGTATTCGATAAACGTCTCGCCGGTTTCTTTTTTGAACAGTCTGCTGAAATAGCTCGGGTTCATAAACAGCTGCTCCGCCACCTCCTCCAGCGTTATTTTCCGATCCAGATGCTGTGTGACAAAATGGCATGCTTCCGCAATCTCCGAGCGCTTGCTGGACGTGCCT
This genomic window contains:
- a CDS encoding heparinase II/III family protein — protein: MMEWGDWELREWSSALAARSLGFGLLGGESGPDEWASRLLEDRSLAGLVSEIEAEAARMLGEPEPELTDELFRMFAETGDRLAYEKVYFARRKRLCAFGVMSWLRPEEEAYRDSLHRTAWSICNEFTWCLPAHYGEKRGRFGNIDLFAAETGFALAELSALLGDRLDAELRAQIGMEMERRLFEPFLEQGPYPWERLENNWSSVCAGSIGAAALYGIRDTDRLVRVLERVHVSMACFLAGYGEDGACVEGYGYWQYGFGYYAYYSDLLKRATGGAIDGFAIPKVKGIALFQQRCFSCGDMVVNFSDSPQRSGIFMGLTLRLRDEFPEVALPEAALRAPFAADHCGRWAPAVRNLIWAAEARGALLAKASELRKAAGDTETSAHVGWPTEAHFMTDAAWLMSRYVAEDGSVYSFAAKGGHNGESHNHNDCGHFLLHADGEVYLADLGSGMYTKQYFGPERYTFWCNGSQGHSLPIVRGQLQQEGAEHRAVVTKVLLSDVEDELGLELSGAYPKGAGLLGLERSFQWRKTDGPSLVLVDRFTMAEAPLDALRQDEPIVERFITLLEPKRVEEGVLMLEGGHRLYISYHPEAWRPVITTRSDLNHAGEERHWYTLDFVPLAEGAVGGREEAAFQFSFQKK